A single window of Sporosarcina sp. FSL W7-1349 DNA harbors:
- a CDS encoding ABC transporter ATP-binding protein, giving the protein MLKLKHINKIFNESTPDEKIALDEINLHMKPGDFVTVIGSNGAGKSTMMNMVSGALTPDFGTIEIGGKDVTKLPEYKRSTMIGRVFQDPMAGTAPTMTIEENLAMAYSRNKKRKLRSGVDRKRREFFRESLETLHLNLENRLNAKVGLLSGGERQALSLLMATFTQPSILLLDEHTAALDPARAALITDLTKRLVDKDNLTTLMVTHNMQQALDLGNRLIMMDKGQIILQVGDEEKKQLTIEKLMAEFQRIRGEKLTSDAALLSV; this is encoded by the coding sequence TTGCTGAAATTAAAACACATCAATAAGATATTCAACGAGTCGACGCCGGACGAAAAAATCGCCCTGGATGAAATCAATCTTCATATGAAACCAGGTGATTTCGTAACGGTCATTGGAAGTAACGGGGCCGGGAAATCGACGATGATGAACATGGTATCTGGCGCATTGACACCCGATTTCGGAACGATTGAAATTGGGGGAAAAGATGTAACGAAACTGCCGGAATATAAACGTTCCACGATGATCGGCCGTGTCTTCCAAGATCCGATGGCCGGAACAGCGCCAACGATGACAATAGAAGAAAATTTGGCGATGGCGTATTCCCGCAATAAGAAAAGAAAATTGCGCAGTGGCGTGGATCGGAAGCGCCGCGAGTTTTTCCGGGAATCTTTGGAAACGCTTCACTTGAATCTGGAGAACCGTTTAAATGCGAAAGTCGGCCTGTTATCGGGTGGGGAGCGTCAAGCACTCTCCTTGCTCATGGCCACTTTCACTCAACCGTCCATCCTGCTGTTGGATGAGCACACGGCTGCGCTCGACCCGGCACGTGCTGCGTTGATCACCGACCTGACGAAGCGCCTCGTGGATAAAGATAATCTGACGACGCTCATGGTCACCCATAACATGCAGCAAGCGCTTGACCTTGGAAACCGTCTTATTATGATGGACAAAGGGCAAATCATCCTGCAAGTCGGGGATGAAGAAAAGAAACAGCTTACAATCGAAAAACTGATGGCCGAATTCCAACGCATCCGTGGCGAAAAACTGACAAGCGATGCAGCCCTCTTATCGGTCTGA
- a CDS encoding ABC transporter permease, whose protein sequence is MFSAVFGSVEQGIIYAIMALGVYLSFRVLDFPDLTVDGSFVTGAAVAATMIFFGYHPLLATGVALVIGFVAGCITGLLHTKGKINALLSGILMMIALYSINLRIMGMTSDTSVGRPNIPLFNAETMFSKFQAFWSSLGIDQAINGFFGMIGVKFLPSTWGTLFVMIFITLIIKFCVDWFLKTEVGLAIRATGDNKKMIRSFSANTDTLVIIGLGFSNALVAFSGALIAQYSKFSDIGMGIGMIIIGLASVIIGEAIFGTKTIMRTTMAVIAGAIIYRIVLGLALRIDLLDTGDMKLITAVIVICALVLPQYFEKRRERSRKSKRRAERILERENGLKMEANGVAEIKTHQ, encoded by the coding sequence ATGTTTTCAGCTGTATTTGGCTCAGTTGAGCAAGGAATCATCTATGCGATCATGGCGTTAGGAGTATATTTGTCTTTTCGTGTACTTGACTTTCCAGATTTGACGGTTGACGGTAGTTTTGTAACGGGAGCGGCTGTTGCAGCGACGATGATATTCTTCGGATATCATCCGTTGCTCGCAACGGGCGTGGCATTGGTCATCGGATTTGTTGCAGGATGTATCACAGGATTGTTACACACCAAAGGGAAGATTAATGCGCTCCTATCCGGGATCCTGATGATGATTGCATTGTATTCCATTAATCTACGAATCATGGGGATGACGTCGGACACATCGGTCGGGCGCCCGAATATCCCATTATTCAACGCAGAAACGATGTTCAGTAAATTTCAGGCTTTCTGGAGTTCACTAGGCATTGACCAGGCTATCAATGGTTTCTTCGGAATGATTGGCGTGAAGTTCCTTCCATCTACATGGGGTACTTTGTTCGTTATGATTTTCATCACATTGATCATTAAATTCTGTGTCGACTGGTTCTTGAAAACAGAGGTCGGCCTTGCAATCCGTGCAACAGGGGACAATAAGAAGATGATCCGCAGCTTTTCCGCCAACACGGATACTCTTGTTATCATCGGACTTGGTTTCTCCAACGCGCTAGTTGCGTTCTCTGGTGCTTTGATCGCGCAATATTCGAAATTCTCGGATATCGGTATGGGTATCGGGATGATCATCATCGGTCTAGCTTCCGTTATTATCGGAGAAGCAATCTTCGGAACAAAAACAATCATGCGGACAACGATGGCGGTTATCGCGGGTGCTATCATCTATCGGATCGTCCTTGGGCTCGCACTACGCATCGACTTGCTCGATACAGGAGACATGAAGCTTATCACAGCGGTCATCGTAATCTGTGCACTCGTCCTCCCGCAATACTTCGAGAAGCGCCGCGAGCGGAGCCGGAAATCGAAACGTCGGGCGGAACGTATACTTGAAAGGGAAAACGGTTTGAAAATGGAGGCGAATGGCGTTGCTGAAATTAAAACACATCAATAA
- a CDS encoding ABC transporter substrate-binding protein produces MRKGWKKYAFILFALMLVLAACGNGGDTTDAPAPTDGDNKEPETAAQPEESTKYKVGVTQIVEHPSLNAAFDGFKKALEDAGLDVEYDIQNAQNDNSANTTIANNLVSSGVDLIFANSTPSAQAVAGATSDIPIVFTSVTDAVSAELVASMESPGGNVTGTIDNHPEAIPTTMKFLKEELGAKNVGMVFNSGEQNSRSQVDAVKEILADMDMTVVEASVATSADVKQATESLLGKVDSLYIITDNTVVSALESVVSVANDNKLPMMVGEFDSVSRGGLGAYGFEYYDIGYEAGQMAVKILKGESKPAEMPVQIPQNLKLIMNKQTAETIGVDIKDEWNAEFAE; encoded by the coding sequence ATGAGAAAAGGTTGGAAAAAGTACGCATTCATTCTATTCGCGTTGATGCTAGTTTTGGCGGCTTGCGGCAATGGGGGAGACACAACTGATGCGCCAGCACCAACTGATGGCGATAATAAAGAGCCAGAAACAGCAGCACAACCAGAAGAGTCGACTAAGTATAAAGTCGGAGTCACACAAATTGTCGAACACCCGTCTTTGAATGCAGCTTTTGACGGTTTCAAGAAGGCTTTGGAAGATGCAGGTTTGGATGTTGAGTATGATATCCAGAACGCACAGAACGACAATAGTGCGAATACGACAATTGCCAACAACTTGGTTAGCTCCGGAGTCGACCTGATCTTTGCGAACTCCACGCCAAGTGCACAAGCAGTGGCCGGAGCAACATCTGATATTCCGATTGTCTTCACTTCTGTTACTGACGCGGTAAGCGCAGAATTGGTCGCTTCCATGGAAAGCCCAGGAGGTAATGTGACGGGAACAATTGATAATCATCCGGAAGCAATTCCAACAACTATGAAATTCCTAAAAGAAGAACTCGGTGCTAAAAATGTAGGAATGGTCTTCAACTCCGGAGAGCAAAACTCTCGTTCTCAAGTAGATGCAGTAAAAGAGATTTTGGCTGACATGGATATGACAGTCGTGGAAGCATCCGTTGCTACATCTGCTGACGTTAAACAAGCGACAGAATCATTGTTGGGGAAAGTTGACTCGCTTTATATCATTACGGATAACACGGTCGTTTCCGCTTTGGAATCCGTAGTTTCTGTAGCAAACGATAACAAACTTCCGATGATGGTCGGGGAATTCGACTCGGTTAGTCGTGGCGGCTTAGGCGCTTACGGTTTTGAATATTATGATATTGGATACGAAGCAGGCCAAATGGCTGTGAAAATCCTGAAAGGCGAGAGCAAGCCAGCAGAAATGCCGGTTCAAATCCCGCAAAACTTGAAACTGATCATGAATAAACAGACGGCTGAAACAATCGGCGTAGACATCAAAGACGAGTGGAACGCTGAATTTGCCGAATAA
- a CDS encoding branched-chain amino acid aminotransferase: protein MSRLPILIRKSETLKQKPDPNNLLFGRVFTDHMFIADYTEGLGWHDHRIVPYEPITLDPAAIVFHYGQTVFEGLKAFASEDGTIRLFRPEENMKRLNRSNDRMCIPQISEELALDALNQLLEIDKEWIPTAEGTSLYIRPFIIATESHLGVSSAKEYKFMIILSPVGSYYKEGIHPVKILVENNFVRAVAGGTGNAKTAGNYASALKAQEVADREGYSQVLWLDGVEKKYIEEVGSMNIFFKINGEIITPALNGSILEGITRKSILELLRHWDMPVTERRISIAEIQEAHANGQLEEVFGTGTAAVISPVGELNWDGKKMVVGNGETGVLSKKLYDTLTGIQTGKIEDPFDWVVKVEKSAIAQA, encoded by the coding sequence ATGAGTAGACTACCAATTCTGATCAGAAAAAGTGAGACGTTGAAACAGAAGCCGGATCCAAATAATCTATTATTCGGCCGGGTGTTCACGGATCATATGTTCATAGCAGACTATACCGAGGGATTGGGGTGGCATGATCATAGAATCGTTCCGTATGAGCCAATTACGCTTGATCCAGCTGCAATTGTTTTCCATTATGGACAGACGGTTTTCGAAGGATTGAAGGCTTTTGCCTCTGAAGACGGAACGATCCGCCTATTCCGACCGGAAGAGAATATGAAACGGTTGAACCGTTCGAATGACCGTATGTGCATTCCACAAATCAGCGAAGAACTGGCACTTGATGCGTTGAATCAATTGCTTGAGATAGATAAAGAGTGGATCCCGACTGCTGAAGGGACTTCCCTCTATATACGTCCATTTATCATCGCGACCGAATCCCATCTAGGCGTTTCCAGCGCCAAAGAATATAAATTCATGATTATCCTTTCGCCCGTAGGTTCCTACTATAAAGAGGGCATCCACCCGGTCAAGATCCTCGTTGAGAACAATTTCGTCCGCGCGGTTGCAGGGGGGACGGGAAATGCCAAGACAGCAGGCAACTATGCTTCCGCTTTGAAGGCACAGGAAGTTGCTGACCGCGAAGGTTACTCCCAAGTACTCTGGCTGGACGGTGTGGAGAAAAAATATATTGAAGAAGTGGGAAGCATGAACATCTTCTTCAAAATTAACGGCGAAATCATCACTCCTGCATTAAATGGCAGCATTTTAGAAGGAATCACCCGGAAGTCTATTTTGGAATTGCTCCGCCACTGGGATATGCCTGTCACGGAACGGAGAATCTCCATCGCGGAAATCCAAGAGGCTCATGCGAATGGCCAATTGGAAGAAGTGTTCGGCACAGGAACCGCAGCCGTCATCTCGCCCGTCGGTGAACTGAACTGGGATGGCAAAAAAATGGTGGTCGGTAACGGAGAGACCGGTGTTCTCTCCAAAAAGCTCTACGATACATTAACAGGCATCCAGACCGGCAAAATCGAAGATCCTTTCGATTGGGTCGTCAAAGTGGAAAAATCCGCGATCGCACAAGCTTAA
- a CDS encoding aspartyl-phosphate phosphatase Spo0E family protein, with protein MLCEKLDLSLMINRQRKVMYKKAKDFGFTHPSVVQCSQELDAMLNRYQLIRT; from the coding sequence ATGTTATGCGAAAAACTGGATCTATCTCTCATGATTAACAGGCAGCGGAAAGTGATGTACAAAAAAGCGAAAGATTTTGGATTCACCCATCCATCTGTTGTGCAGTGCAGTCAAGAGTTAGATGCCATGCTTAACCGTTACCAACTTATTCGTACGTGA
- a CDS encoding YhcN/YlaJ family sporulation lipoprotein has product MKKWLQVTILLLVALSLIACGNKNNNNNASNDQAANTTQNQEDNGVGTGEHAQGDSANTNDGHDNQSRLEVADEAADRVADLEEVDNATVLVTDRNAYVAAVLTNQSEAELTSDLENRIASAVRDADQDIENVYVSVNPDFVERMNEYGTKIDEGQPVEGLFEEFTEAVRRVFPDAR; this is encoded by the coding sequence ATGAAAAAATGGTTGCAGGTAACAATTCTTTTACTGGTAGCCTTGTCTTTGATAGCTTGTGGGAATAAAAATAACAACAACAATGCTTCCAATGACCAAGCTGCCAACACAACACAAAACCAAGAGGATAATGGAGTCGGAACGGGAGAGCATGCCCAGGGCGATTCTGCGAATACAAATGACGGGCATGACAACCAATCCCGCTTGGAAGTGGCGGATGAAGCGGCAGACCGCGTAGCTGATTTAGAGGAAGTCGATAATGCGACCGTCCTTGTCACGGATCGGAACGCCTATGTAGCTGCCGTATTGACGAATCAATCCGAAGCGGAGCTGACATCCGACTTGGAAAACCGGATTGCCTCTGCTGTCCGGGATGCAGACCAGGACATCGAGAATGTCTACGTATCCGTTAATCCGGATTTTGTCGAACGGATGAATGAGTACGGGACTAAAATTGATGAAGGGCAGCCAGTGGAAGGTCTTTTCGAGGAATTTACGGAAGCGGTGCGCCGGGTCTTCCCAGATGCCCGGTAA
- a CDS encoding RluA family pseudouridine synthase yields the protein MDIPILYEDNHLLIVEKPPNIPVQEDRTGDKDLLTLLKEDIKNRYAKPGNVYLGLVHRLDRPVGGAMVFAKTSKAASRLADELRRQAIGRTYVAIVRGTPAKKKGKLVHHLVKDARENKVHVVDAKRKDAKQAVLDYEVIASSDKLSMLTVNLHTGRPHQIRVQLAAIGCPLYGDQKYGVSVNRPGQQIALWAQSLKLTHPTKKEEVSIQSSPPSEYPWNLFDGFR from the coding sequence TTGGATATACCCATCTTATATGAAGACAATCATTTATTGATTGTGGAAAAGCCACCGAACATTCCAGTACAGGAAGACCGGACAGGCGATAAGGATTTACTGACATTGTTGAAGGAAGATATCAAAAACCGGTATGCTAAACCGGGTAATGTCTATCTCGGCCTAGTCCATCGGCTGGATCGCCCCGTCGGTGGTGCCATGGTATTCGCAAAGACATCCAAAGCTGCGTCCCGGTTAGCGGACGAATTGCGTAGACAAGCAATCGGCCGCACGTATGTCGCCATCGTGCGCGGTACGCCCGCGAAAAAGAAGGGGAAACTGGTACACCACCTCGTCAAGGATGCCCGGGAAAATAAAGTCCATGTTGTCGACGCGAAACGGAAAGACGCCAAACAAGCTGTACTGGACTATGAAGTTATTGCCAGTTCAGACAAATTAAGTATGCTGACCGTCAATCTGCATACCGGCAGGCCTCATCAGATCCGGGTCCAGCTCGCAGCAATCGGCTGTCCGCTCTATGGCGATCAAAAATACGGGGTGAGCGTCAATCGCCCCGGCCAGCAAATTGCACTATGGGCACAATCGCTCAAGTTGACCCATCCGACGAAGAAAGAAGAAGTGTCGATCCAATCATCACCGCCCTCGGAATACCCATGGAATTTATTTGACGGGTTCCGATAA